From a region of the Sesamum indicum cultivar Zhongzhi No. 13 linkage group LG3, S_indicum_v1.0, whole genome shotgun sequence genome:
- the LOC105158272 gene encoding uncharacterized protein LOC105158272 isoform X1 codes for MCPTTGALHWTRVLSYAILVRVLLFVLWNVAASSSTQLQAQSEINMHSVTVIKQVNTYKKIWKTMFSKTSVPSGEMHFRNHSKCSGKIDHDPSCSGFRMLDADFFSDAKMLEIQKGAEELNIPIIRSNRELVASVNGGLENPSSLVFHSAWNHDHAQDAPKRFDYPSLSGVERPESDEDIAFMSILELGQLIKSKQITSEELARIFLNRLKRYGPILESVITITEELAYEQAKRADELLAQGIYLGPLHGIPYGLKDIIAVPHYKTTWGSKSFKNQVLDVDAWVYKRLKSAGAVLLAKLVTGSLAYDDIWFGGRTRNPWNIEEYSTGSSAGPAASTSAGLVPFAIGSETAGSITYPAARCGVTALRPTFGTVGRTGVLSLSESLDKLGPFCRDAAGCAVVLDVIRGRDPDDLSSRDIPFSDPFAVDITKQNVGYLEGAEMDVVEKLRLKGVNMIPFKLNYSVDSAQGILNFTMDVDMLAHFDEWQRSGKDDDYEAQDQWPLELRRARVVPAVDYVQAQRARGKLIREVRDNFKVHAFVGNATDWELVSVGNLVGMPVIVIPTGFKQISDAPTKNTRRRTTITTGIYAPPDHDHIALALAMAYQSVTDHHKQHPPIDDLGPEDSIPNPPTRTIPPRQLRG; via the exons ATGTGTCCAACAACAGGGGCCCTTCACTGGACACGCGTCCTCTCGTATGCAATCCTCGTACGGGTGTTGCTGTTTGTCTTGTGGAACGTCGCCGCTTCTTCTTCAACTCAATTGCAGGCTCAGAG TGAAATCAACATGCACAGTGTAACAGTCATAAAGCAGGTCAATACGTATAAAAAAATCTGGAAAACAATGTTTTCCAAGACCTCTGTCCCCAG TGGGGAAATGCATTTCAGGAACCATAGTAAATGCTCAGGAAAGATTGACCATGATCCGTCTTGCAGTGGGTTCAGAATGTTGGATGCAGACTTCTTCTCTGATGCCAAG ATGCTAGAGATTCAAAAGGGTGCTGAAGAGCTCAATATTCCTATTATCAGATCCAACCGAGAACTAGTTGCCTCAGTTAATGGAGGACTAGAAAATCCATCTTCTTTGGTTTTCCATTCTGCATGGAATCATGATCACGCCCAAGATGCTCCTAAGAGATTTGATTATCCTTCACTATCTGGTGTAGAAAGGCCAGAGAGTGATGAAGATATTGCTTTTATGAGT ATTCTTGAATTGGGGCAACTGATTAAATCCAAACAAATCACATCTGAGGAGCTTGCTCGGATCTTTTTGAATAGATTGAAGAG GTATGGTCCCATCCTCGAATCTGTAATCACTATAACAGAAGAATTAGCATACGAGCAAGCTAAACGAGCTGATGAGTTGCTTGCACAAGGGATATATTTAG GTCCGCTCCACGGAATACCATATGGTTTGAAGGATATAATTGCAGTACCCCATTACAAGACGACTTGGGGTtctaaatcttttaaaaatcaaGTTCTTGACGTTGACGCATGGGTTTACAAGAG GCTAAAATCTGCTGGGGCGGTTCTCCTTGCGAAACTTGTGACTGGGTCACTGGCATATGATGACATTTGGTTTGGGGGTAGAACGAGGAACCCTTGGAATATCGAGGAATACTCCACTGGTTCATCAGCTGGACCAGCTGCCTCCACCTCCGCTG GATTGGTTCCCTTTGCAATTGGCTCGGAAACTGCAGGATCCATTACTTACCCTGCTGCTCGTTGTGGTGTGACAGCATTGCGACCAACTTTTGGAACTGTTGGCCGAACAGGAGTTTTGAGCTTATCAGAGAGCTTG GATAAGCTAGGACCTTTCTGCCGAGATGCTGCAGGTTGTGCTGTTGTTCTGGATGTAATCCGTGGCAGGGATCCCGATGATCTTTCATCCAGAGACATTCCTTTTTCTGATCCATTTGCTGTTGATATCACAAAGCAGAATGTAGGATACCTGGAGGGCGCTGAAATGGAT GTTGTTGAAAAGCTTCGGTTGAAAGGTGTCAACATGATTCCTTTTAAGCTGAATTACAGTGTTGATTCTGCTCAAGGTATCTTGAACTTCACAATGGATGTCGACATGTTGGCACACTTCGACGAGTGGCAGCGCTCCGGCAAGGATGATGATTATGAAGCGCAAGATCAATGGCCTCTTGAACTTCGCCGAGCTCGTGTTGTACCTGCAGTGGATTATGTTCAA GCACAAAGAGCTAGAGGGAAACTAATACGCGAAGTAAGAGACAACTTCAAAGTCCATGCGTTTGTCGGAAATGCAACTGACTGGGAGCTGGTTTCCGTCGGCAATCTTGTGGGCATGCCTGTTATTGTTATCCCCACAGGATTTAAGCAAATATCTGATGCGCCCACTAAGAACACTCGGCGGAGAACTACAATCACCACAGGCATTTATGCTCCGCCCGACCACGACCACATC GCTTTAGCGTTGGCGATGGCTTACCAGTCCGTGACGGACCATCACAAGCAGCACCCGCCTATTGATGACTTAGGCCCGGAGGACTCGATCCCTAATCCACCTACAAGAACTATACCTCCCAGACAATTACGTGGATAA
- the LOC105158272 gene encoding uncharacterized protein LOC105158272 isoform X2, whose amino-acid sequence MCPTTGALHWTRVLSYAILVRVLLFVLWNVAASSSTQLQAQRWVLAPDSISLMDSGEMHFRNHSKCSGKIDHDPSCSGFRMLDADFFSDAKMLEIQKGAEELNIPIIRSNRELVASVNGGLENPSSLVFHSAWNHDHAQDAPKRFDYPSLSGVERPESDEDIAFMSILELGQLIKSKQITSEELARIFLNRLKRYGPILESVITITEELAYEQAKRADELLAQGIYLGPLHGIPYGLKDIIAVPHYKTTWGSKSFKNQVLDVDAWVYKRLKSAGAVLLAKLVTGSLAYDDIWFGGRTRNPWNIEEYSTGSSAGPAASTSAGLVPFAIGSETAGSITYPAARCGVTALRPTFGTVGRTGVLSLSESLDKLGPFCRDAAGCAVVLDVIRGRDPDDLSSRDIPFSDPFAVDITKQNVGYLEGAEMDVVEKLRLKGVNMIPFKLNYSVDSAQGILNFTMDVDMLAHFDEWQRSGKDDDYEAQDQWPLELRRARVVPAVDYVQAQRARGKLIREVRDNFKVHAFVGNATDWELVSVGNLVGMPVIVIPTGFKQISDAPTKNTRRRTTITTGIYAPPDHDHIALALAMAYQSVTDHHKQHPPIDDLGPEDSIPNPPTRTIPPRQLRG is encoded by the exons ATGTGTCCAACAACAGGGGCCCTTCACTGGACACGCGTCCTCTCGTATGCAATCCTCGTACGGGTGTTGCTGTTTGTCTTGTGGAACGTCGCCGCTTCTTCTTCAACTCAATTGCAGGCTCAGAGGTGGGTTCTTGCACCGGATTCTATCTCCCTTATG GACAGTGGGGAAATGCATTTCAGGAACCATAGTAAATGCTCAGGAAAGATTGACCATGATCCGTCTTGCAGTGGGTTCAGAATGTTGGATGCAGACTTCTTCTCTGATGCCAAG ATGCTAGAGATTCAAAAGGGTGCTGAAGAGCTCAATATTCCTATTATCAGATCCAACCGAGAACTAGTTGCCTCAGTTAATGGAGGACTAGAAAATCCATCTTCTTTGGTTTTCCATTCTGCATGGAATCATGATCACGCCCAAGATGCTCCTAAGAGATTTGATTATCCTTCACTATCTGGTGTAGAAAGGCCAGAGAGTGATGAAGATATTGCTTTTATGAGT ATTCTTGAATTGGGGCAACTGATTAAATCCAAACAAATCACATCTGAGGAGCTTGCTCGGATCTTTTTGAATAGATTGAAGAG GTATGGTCCCATCCTCGAATCTGTAATCACTATAACAGAAGAATTAGCATACGAGCAAGCTAAACGAGCTGATGAGTTGCTTGCACAAGGGATATATTTAG GTCCGCTCCACGGAATACCATATGGTTTGAAGGATATAATTGCAGTACCCCATTACAAGACGACTTGGGGTtctaaatcttttaaaaatcaaGTTCTTGACGTTGACGCATGGGTTTACAAGAG GCTAAAATCTGCTGGGGCGGTTCTCCTTGCGAAACTTGTGACTGGGTCACTGGCATATGATGACATTTGGTTTGGGGGTAGAACGAGGAACCCTTGGAATATCGAGGAATACTCCACTGGTTCATCAGCTGGACCAGCTGCCTCCACCTCCGCTG GATTGGTTCCCTTTGCAATTGGCTCGGAAACTGCAGGATCCATTACTTACCCTGCTGCTCGTTGTGGTGTGACAGCATTGCGACCAACTTTTGGAACTGTTGGCCGAACAGGAGTTTTGAGCTTATCAGAGAGCTTG GATAAGCTAGGACCTTTCTGCCGAGATGCTGCAGGTTGTGCTGTTGTTCTGGATGTAATCCGTGGCAGGGATCCCGATGATCTTTCATCCAGAGACATTCCTTTTTCTGATCCATTTGCTGTTGATATCACAAAGCAGAATGTAGGATACCTGGAGGGCGCTGAAATGGAT GTTGTTGAAAAGCTTCGGTTGAAAGGTGTCAACATGATTCCTTTTAAGCTGAATTACAGTGTTGATTCTGCTCAAGGTATCTTGAACTTCACAATGGATGTCGACATGTTGGCACACTTCGACGAGTGGCAGCGCTCCGGCAAGGATGATGATTATGAAGCGCAAGATCAATGGCCTCTTGAACTTCGCCGAGCTCGTGTTGTACCTGCAGTGGATTATGTTCAA GCACAAAGAGCTAGAGGGAAACTAATACGCGAAGTAAGAGACAACTTCAAAGTCCATGCGTTTGTCGGAAATGCAACTGACTGGGAGCTGGTTTCCGTCGGCAATCTTGTGGGCATGCCTGTTATTGTTATCCCCACAGGATTTAAGCAAATATCTGATGCGCCCACTAAGAACACTCGGCGGAGAACTACAATCACCACAGGCATTTATGCTCCGCCCGACCACGACCACATC GCTTTAGCGTTGGCGATGGCTTACCAGTCCGTGACGGACCATCACAAGCAGCACCCGCCTATTGATGACTTAGGCCCGGAGGACTCGATCCCTAATCCACCTACAAGAACTATACCTCCCAGACAATTACGTGGATAA
- the LOC105158272 gene encoding uncharacterized protein LOC105158272 isoform X3 — protein sequence MCPTTGALHWTRVLSYAILVRVLLFVLWNVAASSSTQLQAQSGEMHFRNHSKCSGKIDHDPSCSGFRMLDADFFSDAKMLEIQKGAEELNIPIIRSNRELVASVNGGLENPSSLVFHSAWNHDHAQDAPKRFDYPSLSGVERPESDEDIAFMSILELGQLIKSKQITSEELARIFLNRLKRYGPILESVITITEELAYEQAKRADELLAQGIYLGPLHGIPYGLKDIIAVPHYKTTWGSKSFKNQVLDVDAWVYKRLKSAGAVLLAKLVTGSLAYDDIWFGGRTRNPWNIEEYSTGSSAGPAASTSAGLVPFAIGSETAGSITYPAARCGVTALRPTFGTVGRTGVLSLSESLDKLGPFCRDAAGCAVVLDVIRGRDPDDLSSRDIPFSDPFAVDITKQNVGYLEGAEMDVVEKLRLKGVNMIPFKLNYSVDSAQGILNFTMDVDMLAHFDEWQRSGKDDDYEAQDQWPLELRRARVVPAVDYVQAQRARGKLIREVRDNFKVHAFVGNATDWELVSVGNLVGMPVIVIPTGFKQISDAPTKNTRRRTTITTGIYAPPDHDHIALALAMAYQSVTDHHKQHPPIDDLGPEDSIPNPPTRTIPPRQLRG from the exons ATGTGTCCAACAACAGGGGCCCTTCACTGGACACGCGTCCTCTCGTATGCAATCCTCGTACGGGTGTTGCTGTTTGTCTTGTGGAACGTCGCCGCTTCTTCTTCAACTCAATTGCAGGCTCAGAG TGGGGAAATGCATTTCAGGAACCATAGTAAATGCTCAGGAAAGATTGACCATGATCCGTCTTGCAGTGGGTTCAGAATGTTGGATGCAGACTTCTTCTCTGATGCCAAG ATGCTAGAGATTCAAAAGGGTGCTGAAGAGCTCAATATTCCTATTATCAGATCCAACCGAGAACTAGTTGCCTCAGTTAATGGAGGACTAGAAAATCCATCTTCTTTGGTTTTCCATTCTGCATGGAATCATGATCACGCCCAAGATGCTCCTAAGAGATTTGATTATCCTTCACTATCTGGTGTAGAAAGGCCAGAGAGTGATGAAGATATTGCTTTTATGAGT ATTCTTGAATTGGGGCAACTGATTAAATCCAAACAAATCACATCTGAGGAGCTTGCTCGGATCTTTTTGAATAGATTGAAGAG GTATGGTCCCATCCTCGAATCTGTAATCACTATAACAGAAGAATTAGCATACGAGCAAGCTAAACGAGCTGATGAGTTGCTTGCACAAGGGATATATTTAG GTCCGCTCCACGGAATACCATATGGTTTGAAGGATATAATTGCAGTACCCCATTACAAGACGACTTGGGGTtctaaatcttttaaaaatcaaGTTCTTGACGTTGACGCATGGGTTTACAAGAG GCTAAAATCTGCTGGGGCGGTTCTCCTTGCGAAACTTGTGACTGGGTCACTGGCATATGATGACATTTGGTTTGGGGGTAGAACGAGGAACCCTTGGAATATCGAGGAATACTCCACTGGTTCATCAGCTGGACCAGCTGCCTCCACCTCCGCTG GATTGGTTCCCTTTGCAATTGGCTCGGAAACTGCAGGATCCATTACTTACCCTGCTGCTCGTTGTGGTGTGACAGCATTGCGACCAACTTTTGGAACTGTTGGCCGAACAGGAGTTTTGAGCTTATCAGAGAGCTTG GATAAGCTAGGACCTTTCTGCCGAGATGCTGCAGGTTGTGCTGTTGTTCTGGATGTAATCCGTGGCAGGGATCCCGATGATCTTTCATCCAGAGACATTCCTTTTTCTGATCCATTTGCTGTTGATATCACAAAGCAGAATGTAGGATACCTGGAGGGCGCTGAAATGGAT GTTGTTGAAAAGCTTCGGTTGAAAGGTGTCAACATGATTCCTTTTAAGCTGAATTACAGTGTTGATTCTGCTCAAGGTATCTTGAACTTCACAATGGATGTCGACATGTTGGCACACTTCGACGAGTGGCAGCGCTCCGGCAAGGATGATGATTATGAAGCGCAAGATCAATGGCCTCTTGAACTTCGCCGAGCTCGTGTTGTACCTGCAGTGGATTATGTTCAA GCACAAAGAGCTAGAGGGAAACTAATACGCGAAGTAAGAGACAACTTCAAAGTCCATGCGTTTGTCGGAAATGCAACTGACTGGGAGCTGGTTTCCGTCGGCAATCTTGTGGGCATGCCTGTTATTGTTATCCCCACAGGATTTAAGCAAATATCTGATGCGCCCACTAAGAACACTCGGCGGAGAACTACAATCACCACAGGCATTTATGCTCCGCCCGACCACGACCACATC GCTTTAGCGTTGGCGATGGCTTACCAGTCCGTGACGGACCATCACAAGCAGCACCCGCCTATTGATGACTTAGGCCCGGAGGACTCGATCCCTAATCCACCTACAAGAACTATACCTCCCAGACAATTACGTGGATAA
- the LOC105158272 gene encoding uncharacterized protein LOC105158272 isoform X4, with amino-acid sequence MQSSYGCCCLSCGTSPLLLQLNCRLRGGFLHRILSPLCGEMHFRNHSKCSGKIDHDPSCSGFRMLDADFFSDAKMLEIQKGAEELNIPIIRSNRELVASVNGGLENPSSLVFHSAWNHDHAQDAPKRFDYPSLSGVERPESDEDIAFMSILELGQLIKSKQITSEELARIFLNRLKRYGPILESVITITEELAYEQAKRADELLAQGIYLGPLHGIPYGLKDIIAVPHYKTTWGSKSFKNQVLDVDAWVYKRLKSAGAVLLAKLVTGSLAYDDIWFGGRTRNPWNIEEYSTGSSAGPAASTSAGLVPFAIGSETAGSITYPAARCGVTALRPTFGTVGRTGVLSLSESLDKLGPFCRDAAGCAVVLDVIRGRDPDDLSSRDIPFSDPFAVDITKQNVGYLEGAEMDVVEKLRLKGVNMIPFKLNYSVDSAQGILNFTMDVDMLAHFDEWQRSGKDDDYEAQDQWPLELRRARVVPAVDYVQAQRARGKLIREVRDNFKVHAFVGNATDWELVSVGNLVGMPVIVIPTGFKQISDAPTKNTRRRTTITTGIYAPPDHDHIALALAMAYQSVTDHHKQHPPIDDLGPEDSIPNPPTRTIPPRQLRG; translated from the exons ATGCAATCCTCGTACGGGTGTTGCTGTTTGTCTTGTGGAACGTCGCCGCTTCTTCTTCAACTCAATTGCAGGCTCAGAGGTGGGTTCTTGCACCGGATTCTATCTCCCTTATG TGGGGAAATGCATTTCAGGAACCATAGTAAATGCTCAGGAAAGATTGACCATGATCCGTCTTGCAGTGGGTTCAGAATGTTGGATGCAGACTTCTTCTCTGATGCCAAG ATGCTAGAGATTCAAAAGGGTGCTGAAGAGCTCAATATTCCTATTATCAGATCCAACCGAGAACTAGTTGCCTCAGTTAATGGAGGACTAGAAAATCCATCTTCTTTGGTTTTCCATTCTGCATGGAATCATGATCACGCCCAAGATGCTCCTAAGAGATTTGATTATCCTTCACTATCTGGTGTAGAAAGGCCAGAGAGTGATGAAGATATTGCTTTTATGAGT ATTCTTGAATTGGGGCAACTGATTAAATCCAAACAAATCACATCTGAGGAGCTTGCTCGGATCTTTTTGAATAGATTGAAGAG GTATGGTCCCATCCTCGAATCTGTAATCACTATAACAGAAGAATTAGCATACGAGCAAGCTAAACGAGCTGATGAGTTGCTTGCACAAGGGATATATTTAG GTCCGCTCCACGGAATACCATATGGTTTGAAGGATATAATTGCAGTACCCCATTACAAGACGACTTGGGGTtctaaatcttttaaaaatcaaGTTCTTGACGTTGACGCATGGGTTTACAAGAG GCTAAAATCTGCTGGGGCGGTTCTCCTTGCGAAACTTGTGACTGGGTCACTGGCATATGATGACATTTGGTTTGGGGGTAGAACGAGGAACCCTTGGAATATCGAGGAATACTCCACTGGTTCATCAGCTGGACCAGCTGCCTCCACCTCCGCTG GATTGGTTCCCTTTGCAATTGGCTCGGAAACTGCAGGATCCATTACTTACCCTGCTGCTCGTTGTGGTGTGACAGCATTGCGACCAACTTTTGGAACTGTTGGCCGAACAGGAGTTTTGAGCTTATCAGAGAGCTTG GATAAGCTAGGACCTTTCTGCCGAGATGCTGCAGGTTGTGCTGTTGTTCTGGATGTAATCCGTGGCAGGGATCCCGATGATCTTTCATCCAGAGACATTCCTTTTTCTGATCCATTTGCTGTTGATATCACAAAGCAGAATGTAGGATACCTGGAGGGCGCTGAAATGGAT GTTGTTGAAAAGCTTCGGTTGAAAGGTGTCAACATGATTCCTTTTAAGCTGAATTACAGTGTTGATTCTGCTCAAGGTATCTTGAACTTCACAATGGATGTCGACATGTTGGCACACTTCGACGAGTGGCAGCGCTCCGGCAAGGATGATGATTATGAAGCGCAAGATCAATGGCCTCTTGAACTTCGCCGAGCTCGTGTTGTACCTGCAGTGGATTATGTTCAA GCACAAAGAGCTAGAGGGAAACTAATACGCGAAGTAAGAGACAACTTCAAAGTCCATGCGTTTGTCGGAAATGCAACTGACTGGGAGCTGGTTTCCGTCGGCAATCTTGTGGGCATGCCTGTTATTGTTATCCCCACAGGATTTAAGCAAATATCTGATGCGCCCACTAAGAACACTCGGCGGAGAACTACAATCACCACAGGCATTTATGCTCCGCCCGACCACGACCACATC GCTTTAGCGTTGGCGATGGCTTACCAGTCCGTGACGGACCATCACAAGCAGCACCCGCCTATTGATGACTTAGGCCCGGAGGACTCGATCCCTAATCCACCTACAAGAACTATACCTCCCAGACAATTACGTGGATAA
- the LOC105158272 gene encoding uncharacterized protein LOC105158272 isoform X5 produces MHFRNHSKCSGKIDHDPSCSGFRMLDADFFSDAKMLEIQKGAEELNIPIIRSNRELVASVNGGLENPSSLVFHSAWNHDHAQDAPKRFDYPSLSGVERPESDEDIAFMSILELGQLIKSKQITSEELARIFLNRLKRYGPILESVITITEELAYEQAKRADELLAQGIYLGPLHGIPYGLKDIIAVPHYKTTWGSKSFKNQVLDVDAWVYKRLKSAGAVLLAKLVTGSLAYDDIWFGGRTRNPWNIEEYSTGSSAGPAASTSAGLVPFAIGSETAGSITYPAARCGVTALRPTFGTVGRTGVLSLSESLDKLGPFCRDAAGCAVVLDVIRGRDPDDLSSRDIPFSDPFAVDITKQNVGYLEGAEMDVVEKLRLKGVNMIPFKLNYSVDSAQGILNFTMDVDMLAHFDEWQRSGKDDDYEAQDQWPLELRRARVVPAVDYVQAQRARGKLIREVRDNFKVHAFVGNATDWELVSVGNLVGMPVIVIPTGFKQISDAPTKNTRRRTTITTGIYAPPDHDHIALALAMAYQSVTDHHKQHPPIDDLGPEDSIPNPPTRTIPPRQLRG; encoded by the exons ATGCATTTCAGGAACCATAGTAAATGCTCAGGAAAGATTGACCATGATCCGTCTTGCAGTGGGTTCAGAATGTTGGATGCAGACTTCTTCTCTGATGCCAAG ATGCTAGAGATTCAAAAGGGTGCTGAAGAGCTCAATATTCCTATTATCAGATCCAACCGAGAACTAGTTGCCTCAGTTAATGGAGGACTAGAAAATCCATCTTCTTTGGTTTTCCATTCTGCATGGAATCATGATCACGCCCAAGATGCTCCTAAGAGATTTGATTATCCTTCACTATCTGGTGTAGAAAGGCCAGAGAGTGATGAAGATATTGCTTTTATGAGT ATTCTTGAATTGGGGCAACTGATTAAATCCAAACAAATCACATCTGAGGAGCTTGCTCGGATCTTTTTGAATAGATTGAAGAG GTATGGTCCCATCCTCGAATCTGTAATCACTATAACAGAAGAATTAGCATACGAGCAAGCTAAACGAGCTGATGAGTTGCTTGCACAAGGGATATATTTAG GTCCGCTCCACGGAATACCATATGGTTTGAAGGATATAATTGCAGTACCCCATTACAAGACGACTTGGGGTtctaaatcttttaaaaatcaaGTTCTTGACGTTGACGCATGGGTTTACAAGAG GCTAAAATCTGCTGGGGCGGTTCTCCTTGCGAAACTTGTGACTGGGTCACTGGCATATGATGACATTTGGTTTGGGGGTAGAACGAGGAACCCTTGGAATATCGAGGAATACTCCACTGGTTCATCAGCTGGACCAGCTGCCTCCACCTCCGCTG GATTGGTTCCCTTTGCAATTGGCTCGGAAACTGCAGGATCCATTACTTACCCTGCTGCTCGTTGTGGTGTGACAGCATTGCGACCAACTTTTGGAACTGTTGGCCGAACAGGAGTTTTGAGCTTATCAGAGAGCTTG GATAAGCTAGGACCTTTCTGCCGAGATGCTGCAGGTTGTGCTGTTGTTCTGGATGTAATCCGTGGCAGGGATCCCGATGATCTTTCATCCAGAGACATTCCTTTTTCTGATCCATTTGCTGTTGATATCACAAAGCAGAATGTAGGATACCTGGAGGGCGCTGAAATGGAT GTTGTTGAAAAGCTTCGGTTGAAAGGTGTCAACATGATTCCTTTTAAGCTGAATTACAGTGTTGATTCTGCTCAAGGTATCTTGAACTTCACAATGGATGTCGACATGTTGGCACACTTCGACGAGTGGCAGCGCTCCGGCAAGGATGATGATTATGAAGCGCAAGATCAATGGCCTCTTGAACTTCGCCGAGCTCGTGTTGTACCTGCAGTGGATTATGTTCAA GCACAAAGAGCTAGAGGGAAACTAATACGCGAAGTAAGAGACAACTTCAAAGTCCATGCGTTTGTCGGAAATGCAACTGACTGGGAGCTGGTTTCCGTCGGCAATCTTGTGGGCATGCCTGTTATTGTTATCCCCACAGGATTTAAGCAAATATCTGATGCGCCCACTAAGAACACTCGGCGGAGAACTACAATCACCACAGGCATTTATGCTCCGCCCGACCACGACCACATC GCTTTAGCGTTGGCGATGGCTTACCAGTCCGTGACGGACCATCACAAGCAGCACCCGCCTATTGATGACTTAGGCCCGGAGGACTCGATCCCTAATCCACCTACAAGAACTATACCTCCCAGACAATTACGTGGATAA